Within Vicia villosa cultivar HV-30 ecotype Madison, WI linkage group LG1, Vvil1.0, whole genome shotgun sequence, the genomic segment TTCAGCTCCTCCACTGTTAGAGAATCAATTTTCACTCCAATTCTATGTGATTGTATCCGGTGATCGTAGGAGAGAGACGCCTCCAAAACACTGTCCGCACCGGCTGTTGAATCTCCCTCCGATATCATGTTTCATTCACACCGTCTCAGAGCTCTTGTCTACCTCAACCATCTCTCTTCATCTCCAAAATCTCACTACCTTCTTCACTCTCTCACTCCCTTCTCCACCACTTCAGATTCCGACCAAAAATCTTTCACCATATCCTACCTCACCAACAACTGCGGCTTATCCCCACAAGACGCTCTCAAAGCATCCAAACGACTCCGTTTAACTTTCACCACCCCCGAAAAACCCAACTCCGTCATCGCCTTCTTCAAAGCCCACGGTTTCTCCAACCACCACATCCAGTCCATCATCCTCAAGAACCCCGAGCTCATCCTCTCCAACCCCACCAAAACCATTCTCCCAAAGTTTCAATTTTTAGCCTCCAAAGGCGCTTCCCCCTCCGACATAGTCGCCGCCGTCACCAGAAGCTCTCGTTTCCTCCGTGTAAGCCTCGAGAAACACATTATCCCCGCTTTTGAATTGGTACGAGGTTTCTGTCCCTCTGATAAAAAAGCTATTACTTCAATCATCATTTGTCCGGCTTCAATCAGTGATATTCGCATGAAACCTAATGTTCAGTTTTTACTCAATTTTGGGGTTAATCATTCTAGTATTTACCATTTGCTTAGTACTAGACCTTCTGTGATTTGTTCTACTGATTTGAGGGAGGTTGCGGAGGAGATTAAGGGATTAGGGTTTCATCCTTCAAAATACAATTTTTGTGTGGCATTATTAGCCAAAAGGGGTATTACTAAATCCCAATGGGATGCCAAAGTTGATGTCTTGAAGAAATGGGGTTGGTCCCAAGATGAGATTTTGCATGCATTTAAAAAGAACCCTAAGATTATGCTACGGTCTGCGGAGAAACTCAACGCGGTCATGAGTTTTTGGATCAAGCAGCTTGGTTGGGATCCTGCAGTGCTCTTGGCAGCGCCGGATCTATTTGGATTTAGTCTAGAGAAAAGGCTTATTCCGAGGGCTTCTGTTGTCCGGTATCTGTTATCTAAAGGTTTGGTGAAGAAGAGTGCTAGTTTGTATACGCCGTTTAATTTCTCGGACGAGTTGTTCATGAAAAAGTATGTGAATTGTTATGAGGAAGAAGCTTCTAAGCTATTAAGGCTATATCAGGGGAAGGATGCTAGTTTATAGTGTTTGGATAAGTTGTGAGTTCATATTATGTGTGTTCTTCTCAGTAAGTTGGAACCTTTTTAGCTTTTGGTACATTGCAGTTATGACTTATTTCTctagttttgttttattttaaaactaataaGTATATGACACTAGAGAATAATTGGTTCTGTGGTTGGAAAATATGATTGTTTTATTCCATACTACAATATATGTTTTAAGAGGTGGATTGTTATATGTCCACTTCAgtttctttaatataccatgTAACAGGATTCATCTTTCTGGTTCAGTGATTCAGTATCAATACAGTTCAGTTTTCCTTTACATATTTTGGGTCCTATCTATCAGAATCCTAAACTTAATTCTTGAAGGGACATTATGAATTATGATTCAGTATCAACTCATGTAGCCAACTCATGTATGAATTATTACAACTTTATAGCATTGCTGCATTGGGATGAACAAATGTCGAAATACTTTGAGGTAACACACCCTTTAAGTGAAGTTGTAAATACCGTTCATAAAGAAGTTAAGATTATTGATTGTTTTTTGTAACTTGAGGATCTGTCCAGGTCCTTGTTGCTGATACCATAACTTCTTATGGATTGTGTTATTTGCATATCTGTGCATGCCATTTTTTCTCCTTGAACCGTTACAAGTCatttttgcttcaagaatttgtttGTTGTCtgaaatgaaaaacatatatGAGGCCTTGATAAAATTACAATTTTTAATCCTATATTATCTATTTCAAGAAAAACAGATAGCAGAGTGGTTTCAATCTGATAGGCAGTGCACTGTTTATATCTTGTGTTCTTGCTTTTCACATAAATCTATGAATAAGCGAATATTGCGCTCTACTTTTCTTTAGCAGCTCGCTCTAGCTTGGATGACCATTTGGCACACTTGTGTGGGTTGAATTCGACATAACATCAATGGGTTCTTGATGATTATAATGAGAGCAGGACAATGAACTTGTGATAGCTGACTTCATAAGacttggtggttgttgttgtcggGCAATAAACTTGTGAGCTTATTGTTGCGTACTCTTTGCGACATATCAGTTTCTGTTCATATGCTGTTAGAATTGGATATTTTTCTACTTGTGATGTAGTAATTGTCTTTGATTTGAATGGATATGTTGGTAACTAGTACGCCATATATGATTCATTGTTAGACTATTATTTGTCTTTTAAATGAACTTCTTTATCATTATGGATCATTTACCAGCTTTTTAAACATTGATATGCACTATGCAACATGCTGGAACAGATGGAGAGTTTATAATTATAAAGATTATTTAAATGCATAGAAAGTGGATATAACAATTTTTCTTATGTCTGAACAATTTTTCTAAAGTACTTTTTCCAAACATTAGCCCTTTCCTAGGATGGTGACACTTTTTGTGGCATGTTTGTCATAAGTGTATCTTAACTAGAGATAGACTTCGAGATAAAGGAGTTAGTGTCTAAGATCGTTGTTTGTGTGAAGTAGGTGTTGAAATAACCTTCCCTTTTGTGGTGATTGCTTCAGGTGTTCAGAGTGATGGTTATAGCGGTAGTCAATTGTGGTGATCAGTGGTGGTTAACATTGGTCTAAGTGATAGTGATGGTTACAATGGCAATAGCAGAGATTTTAAGTGGATAAAGTGGTGATCCGATAATCATAGAGATGGTCGATTGTGGTTGAAGTTGCAATTGACGTTGGTGGTAGTAATCATAATGGTAGTTAGAAGAAgatcataaataaataagtaaataaataaagtgaTGAGTAGTAGTCATAATGGTAGTTAGAAGAagatcataaataaataaataagtaaataaatatagtGTTAGTTACTCAATTAGTTAGACAATTGAGTCT encodes:
- the LOC131631690 gene encoding transcription termination factor MTERF6, chloroplastic/mitochondrial-like, translating into MFHSHRLRALVYLNHLSSSPKSHYLLHSLTPFSTTSDSDQKSFTISYLTNNCGLSPQDALKASKRLRLTFTTPEKPNSVIAFFKAHGFSNHHIQSIILKNPELILSNPTKTILPKFQFLASKGASPSDIVAAVTRSSRFLRVSLEKHIIPAFELVRGFCPSDKKAITSIIICPASISDIRMKPNVQFLLNFGVNHSSIYHLLSTRPSVICSTDLREVAEEIKGLGFHPSKYNFCVALLAKRGITKSQWDAKVDVLKKWGWSQDEILHAFKKNPKIMLRSAEKLNAVMSFWIKQLGWDPAVLLAAPDLFGFSLEKRLIPRASVVRYLLSKGLVKKSASLYTPFNFSDELFMKKYVNCYEEEASKLLRLYQGKDASL